The Triticum urartu cultivar G1812 chromosome 6, Tu2.1, whole genome shotgun sequence genome includes the window ATCATTTAATGAAATTTGTCTTTGATCCTTTTCCAATAGTTGTCATAGGTTTGATCCTTTGCCAGCAATGGAGTCAAGAGAGATGTTTTCCCATGCTTTAACATCCTCCGTCTCCGTGTAGTTACCGTTCCTCCCCACCCTAGCATCATAGTCGGCCTCCTCGATCTCTTGCacttcatcatcatcttcattCTCATCATTCACCTCCGCGTCGACCTCGACGTATGATGCATCGAAATCGCCAAGGGGGGCACTCAAATTCACCGTGCTCTCGGCCAACATCTCTGTATATGTGTAGGACACATTTTGGCTACAAAAATCAATGGCCAAAGCTCAAGCAAGTATTCCAAACGGCCGAAGCATAGATGAACGGAGCAAAGCAAGCAAAAGAAAAAGATTACCTCCCGGCCATTTCATCGAACATGTTTAGGGCGTGGCTGGCCGCTTTGCCGTCAATGTGGATGACGGGGTCGGCCGAAGGCGGAGGAGGAGCCCGACCCCTTGCCGTGATCGCCTTCGTTAAGATTGTTTTTTTTTTCATGGGATCATTAAGACTTGAAGCAAACATCCGGGTTGCCCCACAAACATTCAGAAACTTCTCATCATCGGACAAGGCACCATCCCAACAGGGGTGTTAAGCACTGAAAAATTTGGAAGTTCAGCAACGAAGGGAACGGTCGGGGTGGGTGTATATGGTCACACCTCGCTGCCGGCGTTGTCATCGTTCACCGGAGTTAATTCCGGCATGAGTGCAGGTGCAGTCTGACTCCCTAATGTTCAACGCTTCATTTACTAAAATATGACAACTAGAAAATAAAGCGATATAAACATGGGACTTCCATATGCCAAAACTAACCTTCCAATTTGATGAAGCACACGATAGGGAAATAAAAACTCTGAACAATGCCaagcaaaaccaaatcgtaaTTAATTGGTGACAATGCAGGGCTTTAAATACACATCGCCCTGAGCCTTTAAATGGTGGCCATGTACCTCTTCACTTGCAACGCGAGTGTGTTCATGCATTCACTAACACAACAACCAAAGCATTATCCCACTCCTGCCACCACCATATGCCAATACAAAGGTCTTGGAATTTTGTGAATTACACTAGTTCATAGCCAGTTTGATTTGATGCGTTGCTAGAGTGGGTGGTTGCCTAACCGTATCGATTGTTCTCATAGTTTAGGATCCGATTCGATCGCATGTTCATTTGGGCTTTTAGGATTTGTTCACATTGTGGTGGTTCTATGCCGTTTTCTAATTATTATTTTTAGTTTTGTACTTTTGTTTGTTGTTGATAAGACTATCATCTTAGCGAGTTCATTCCGAGATGCCAGACTACCTCAAAATGTTCGCAAGTGGTTGGAGTTGAAACTCGGGCAATACTAGGCATTGGAGGCATACAGGGGGATCTATGAGCAGTTAAGGGAAATGCAACTTTGGTTGAGATCATTGGATCGTTATGCCATGTGCACCAAGGAACAGTTCCGAAGTCGATACAGTCCCCACGAAGAACAGAACCAAGTTGGAATGGGAACTCGGTATGATTCATTACAACGGGCAAAGCCCCTCAATCATCTATTG containing:
- the LOC125516114 gene encoding uncharacterized protein LOC125516114, which gives rise to MFASSLNDPMKKKTILTKAITARGRAPPPPSADPVIHIDGKAASHALNMFDEMAGSQNVSYTYTEMLAESTVNLSAPLGDFDASYVEVDAEVNDENEDDDEVQEIEEADYDARVGRNGNYTETEDVKAWENISLDSIAGKGSNL